From a region of the Balaenoptera ricei isolate mBalRic1 chromosome 11, mBalRic1.hap2, whole genome shotgun sequence genome:
- the GPR27 gene encoding probable G-protein coupled receptor 27 has product MANASEPGGGGGEAAALGLKLATLSLLLCVSLAGNVLFALLIVRERSLHRAPYYLLLDLCLADGLRALACLPAVMLAARRAAAAAGAPPGALGCKLLAFLAALFCFHAAFLLLGVGVTRYLAIAHHRFYAERLAGWPCAAMLVCAAWALALAAAFPPVLDGGGGGDDEDAPCALEQRPDGAPGALGFLLLLAVVVGATHLVYLRLLFFIHDRRKMRPARLVPAVSHDWTFHGPGATGQAAANWTAGFGRGPTPPALVGIRPAGPGRGARRLLVLEEFKTEKRLCKMFYAITLLFLLLWGPYVVASYLRVLVRPGAVPQAYLTASVWLTFAQAGINPVVCFLFNRELRDCFRAQFPCCQSPQATQATLPCDLKGIGL; this is encoded by the coding sequence ATGGCGAACGCGAGCgagccgggcggcggcggcggtgagGCGGCCGCCCTGGGCCTCAAGCTGGCCACGCTCAGCCTGCTGCTGTGCGTGAGCCTCGCGGGCAACGTGCTGTTCGCGCTGCTGATCGTGCGGGAGCGCAGCCTGCACCGCGCCCCTTACTACCTGCTGCTCGACCTGTGCCTGGCCGACGGGCTGCGCGCGCTCGCCTGCCTCCCGGCCGTCATGCTGGCGGCGCGGCGGGCAGCGGCCGCCGCGGGGGCGCCGCCGGGCGCGCTGGGCTGCAAGCTGCTCGCCTTCTTGGCCGCGCTCTTCTGCTTCCACGCCGCCTTCCTGCTGCTCGGCGTGGGCGTCACCCGCTACCTGGCCATAGCGCATCACCGCTTCTACGCCGAGCGCCTGGCCGGCTGGCCGTGCGCCGCCATGCTAGTGTGCGCCGCCTGGGCGCTGGCGCTGGCCGCGGCCTTCCCGCCCGTGCtggacggcggcggcggcggcgacgacGAGGACGCGCCGTGCGCCCTGGAGCAGCGGCCCGACGGCGCCCCCGGCGCGCTGggcttcctgctgctgctggccgTGGTGGTGGGCGCCACGCACCTCGTCTACCTCCGCCTGCTCTTCTTCATCCACGATCGCCGCAAGATGCGGCCCGCGCGCCTCGTGCCCGCCGTCAGCCACGACTGGACCTTCCACGGCCCCGGCGCCACCGGCCAGGCGGCCGCCAACTGGACGGCGGGCTTCGGCCGCGGGCCCACGCCGCCCGCGCTCGTGGGCATCCGGCCGGCCGGGCCCGGCCGCGGCGCGCGCCGCCTCCTCGTGCTCGAGGAGTTCAAGACAGAGAAGAGGCTGTGCAAGATGTTCTATGCCATCACGCTGCTCTTCCTGCTCCTCTGGGGGCCCTACGTCGTGGCCAGTTACCTGCGGGTCCTGGTGCGGCCCGGCGCTGTCCCCCAGGCCTACCTGACGGCCTCCGTGTGGCTGACCTTCGCGCAGGCCGGCATCAACCCCGTCGTGTGCTTCCTCTTCAACAGAGAGCTCAGGGACTGCTTCCGGGCCCAGTTCCCCTGCTGCCAGAGCCCCCAGGCCACCCAGGCCACCCTCCCCTGCGACTTGAAAGGCATCGGTTTGTAA